In Micromonospora sp. WMMA1363, a genomic segment contains:
- the serA gene encoding phosphoglycerate dehydrogenase: MNPVVLIAEELAPAAIEVLAHDFDVRHIDGTDRPALLAALSEADAVIVRSATQIDAEAIAAAPRLKVVARAGVGLDNVEVSAATARGVMVVNAPTSNIVSAAEQAVALLLAVARNTASASAALKAGEWKRSRYTGVEIQGKTVGVVGLGRIGVLFAQRIAAFGTRLIAFDPYIQPARAAQLGVRLVGLEELLRESDFISIHLPKTPETVGLIGEKELAIVKPGVRIVNAARGGLVDEQALADAIAEGRVAGAGVDVYAKEPCTSSPLFAFDNVVATPHLGASTAEAQDKAGLAVAKSVKLALQGEFVPDAVNVQAGGVVAEDVRPLLPLAEKLGRAFTAVAGGIAASVTVEARGEIVSHDVSVLKLAVTKGLFSSVVEEQVTYVNAPHLAAERGVEVSLTTSAETSDHPVLVTVRGALPDGRTVSVSGTVAAAGPRDVIKLTEVDGFDVEIGAEGILVFLRYADRPGVVGTVGTLLGKAGINIAAMQVARREAGGETLMTLTIDQALGADLLTSAADSIGATAASAADLRDE; the protein is encoded by the coding sequence ATGAATCCTGTCGTACTGATCGCCGAAGAACTCGCTCCCGCCGCCATCGAGGTGCTCGCCCACGACTTCGACGTCCGTCACATCGACGGCACCGACCGTCCGGCCCTGCTCGCGGCGCTCTCCGAGGCCGACGCTGTCATCGTCCGTAGCGCGACCCAGATCGACGCCGAGGCGATCGCCGCCGCGCCGCGTTTGAAGGTCGTCGCCCGGGCCGGCGTCGGTCTGGACAACGTCGAGGTGTCGGCCGCCACGGCGCGGGGCGTCATGGTCGTCAACGCCCCCACCTCCAACATCGTTTCTGCCGCCGAGCAGGCCGTCGCGCTGTTGCTCGCGGTCGCCCGCAACACCGCCAGCGCCAGCGCGGCGCTCAAGGCGGGGGAGTGGAAGCGCTCGCGGTACACCGGCGTGGAGATCCAGGGCAAGACCGTCGGCGTGGTCGGCCTCGGTCGCATCGGTGTGCTCTTCGCACAGCGGATCGCCGCGTTCGGCACTCGACTGATCGCGTTCGACCCCTACATCCAGCCGGCCCGGGCGGCGCAGCTCGGTGTCCGCCTGGTCGGCTTGGAGGAGCTGCTCCGGGAGAGTGACTTCATCTCGATCCACCTACCGAAGACGCCGGAGACCGTGGGCCTGATCGGCGAGAAGGAGCTGGCGATCGTCAAGCCAGGTGTGCGGATCGTCAACGCCGCTCGGGGCGGGTTGGTCGACGAGCAGGCCCTCGCGGACGCCATCGCCGAGGGGCGGGTCGCCGGTGCCGGCGTCGACGTGTACGCCAAGGAGCCGTGCACCTCCTCGCCGCTGTTCGCGTTCGACAACGTGGTGGCCACCCCGCACCTCGGTGCCTCCACCGCCGAGGCGCAGGACAAGGCCGGCCTCGCCGTCGCCAAGAGCGTCAAGCTGGCGCTGCAGGGCGAGTTCGTGCCGGACGCGGTCAACGTGCAGGCGGGCGGCGTGGTCGCCGAGGACGTCCGGCCGTTGCTGCCGCTGGCCGAGAAGCTCGGCCGGGCGTTCACCGCGGTCGCTGGCGGGATCGCCGCCAGCGTCACCGTCGAGGCGCGCGGTGAGATTGTCAGCCACGACGTGTCGGTGCTCAAGCTCGCCGTGACAAAGGGGCTGTTCAGTTCCGTGGTCGAGGAGCAGGTCACCTACGTCAACGCGCCGCACCTGGCGGCCGAGCGGGGCGTCGAGGTGTCGCTCACGACCTCGGCCGAAACGTCCGACCACCCGGTGCTGGTCACCGTCCGCGGCGCGCTGCCCGACGGTCGTACGGTCAGCGTCTCCGGCACGGTCGCCGCCGCCGGTCCCCGCGACGTCATCAAGCTCACCGAGGTGGACGGCTTCGACGTCGAGATCGGCGCGGAGGGCATCCTGGTCTTCCTCCGCTACGCCGACCGTCCCGGAGTGGTCGGCACCGTCGGCACGCTGCTCGGCAAAGCTGGCATCAACATCGCCGCGATGCAGGTGGCCCGCCGGGAGGCCGGCGGCGAGACGCTGATGACGCTCACCATCGACCAGGCGCTCGGCGCCGACCTGCTCACCTCGGCGGCAGACTCGATCGGCGCGACCGCGGCCAGCGCCGCCGACCTGCGCGACGAGTGA